One stretch of Podospora bellae-mahoneyi strain CBS 112042 chromosome 2, whole genome shotgun sequence DNA includes these proteins:
- a CDS encoding hypothetical protein (EggNog:ENOG503NZ0P; COG:S), with the protein MPSPTLPRSMLELPLYSAAKKNKKSHPLSHHQSSSFLCKPPILETSKFKSRCDTTSIRFSPLENGAARLVTMSPVGFEVFIEGLISQIAYCGSEGITLTQLFEFIREYHGTLARESGKTHPEVPIKSEGDDGEDIESTLTDAELASARLAWDWLRSRPQILINGHPKRYWNFLEFDQVLALPKAAPTGGPSESSAIDPQLEAPAAKFTTVKGKGKGKGNGKGNAQVEKPKKSLAVRPRIVPSKEVVWQTLTHHGIDYKKVPPLEWACLQGIATAKHHGILQSNLRKLVDQDKRSLPKRTDSLFRKGYIVKRTVVVQKMKTSMLWLADFAPKTVDNDTFGLDLNPQALEKLAKDTKTVSWHSKWTGTNIDVAALGKTIVGVVKAFGVMRYADLRTKLGVSGKPWQMKTVAKSCQRFADLGVIKYTAACFPTTRKVFKDCLKFVRDPTDEEWQRFLATGKKTSQYSDPSRHREPKPNALALYENSGARIQNHWTPEKPLAQTVFEVIKSAGPRGASNPQVSVATVGYQHRRYLSSYLTKVAETRQPAHLTQFQVNSEMIRIGKTSAYMYRATGGQSTGGQPLLTQTAAADNPGSAYGFGEVRPKMFAPGEKNSLSALSLMAQPPRQANRKQSHVAAQLRRQEQALEEARIASMQSIAEETPAADTDTADAAPKEAAVEVVEEAEVAAPRRPSLKRGADEISGDDRPPELSPGTVYKVRIGEPHSLNPQRRKRGAQSDSLVIVFKSQGDAPFVPASTPQRWSELGNDGAADNMTVELGEPSPSTPAAEATVEEVERATPTRGRGRGRGRGRGGGRGLGRKGQTTAANGQKQFVCEKCGSTWKNSNGLQYHLTAGQNACNTNFDPSHNFNKRRPMESLSTPPVENSSTQTTRGVRKTGATATKLRRGALRPSMRKRPADEARESEMEFRGVEVAAIPATAQVGTVIPDPDPPVQPFQIQSGLLTQRNFVQQSRMPLGNKAAPAAPFTFQGQVSAPPQPMDLDTRPISAAKPATQALPSMQLTAQAPAQHVYNGTPDVEMPDKQHDVAVPDEQQDVEMSEQPDDQPVGISQYPDVPDPNAHQAFNPENRVLTLEKTEPHPASTAPAPSQDSQGIKPFVPNYSSYEQLATNAKVRTAMVFDIVQYLLDNNNGVFPGEKAVFYAALRVYLATFPGTTPPSLKNCQTAINSLQARKLIDMHTYLLRNMQGRMETYSVLVRHGMDPSAEAVKFTARMIKEAFPGLYIPPAFSPTPEEMADLQETDPKYPKGERDARPNANGQKFRARRRQITEVEVFNAPYYNQNIAGQPVKDTLRPNHLRSHGNVGQKRQAPEDGAGAGAQSSSAKRHKSNGGHATHPENQSDSLVDPELFKTSPPQQHYPLGNINHIDSIHRPSIVEAVKHFRLLPTRGGSKMHHNARPSKSPTKIPESLGRIKNPGLNSMPTWFFKKGSYFYNLNANPNPELVAPTVKFLEPNESLEVDDGEFESDEEGTSWTPELESNDGESTGTDCDEITVVLDEEVEKPKEFTFAESTTLTQIADGVWHEHSRKHFKRLDTSFTVDGYMPTRKWQLEQNIPRKIETMAKKSDLIAHIDWKDKKYALFCTLIDKVSDWELSKNGSTLLESGSVAPDFIILNITPKHGMSHMPVKARFNDQKQFTMDTLDYQELESDDDHQELLPGAFAHRKKRLGRPPGSKSQTTRTRSGKIKLKEIKTKREHTGFPQCPEDFLRQPGDRAEGLDWSSENVRLATYVAIGTLLGGTSRSVDWGLIMRIYPEQTLSQLRHYWGMLRKDRASSIVILTAKFHKKFLKAYEEEELPPLDFDDVLAYDWLKLIKWTTRLDWEEKTALPATSQALEENFTLTPVRHEDREWREAYYHPQRSVFNRFQDATSEPLAVSLDNQPKPKLSQDMMVAMAWIRSLCVTPVQEKLDEKLVQKRNGLYPHMRAVEITELVERAIEQLQRMHVISKSSRDCSNGRQWRFNTRVFEQLVKAASQEKFEQAYRYKKKLDEAFRAKGKSSVRFKADDKGMTMVLVNMQAMGRVRTVILDQKNVPMGHEPGNYETRKYPKEYMHFKMDIIPTDKYVYDDDAELVELREKILAAKPPAAGPGGAVPVWMTCHGDLNVDMWIQYLSVVVITLASRGSMRPDELVKTVKPVIMEFEAELIMDWLEGVGMLKEQIAGMARGLGEWWWTVVEVSKEGLTAPAEKDKGKGKEVEQSGAGNKPRKSLPSGRPTVTA; encoded by the exons ATGCCGTCCCCCACCTTGCCTCGGAGCATGCTAGAACTGCCCCTCTATTctgcagcaaaaaaaaataaaaaatcGCACCCACTCTCCCATCACCAGTCATCTTCATTCCTCTGCAAACCACCAATTCTCGAGACGTCAAAATTCAAATCACGCTGCGACACAACATCAATTCGATTTTCACCACTCGAGAATGGTGCAGCGCGCCTCGTCACAATGAGCCCAGTCGGTTTCGAGGTCTTTATTGAAGGCCTCATATCACAGATCGCCTATTGCGGCTCAGAAG GCATCACTCTCACACAGCTCTTTGAGTTCATTCGTGAATATCACGGCACCCTCGCTCGCGAGAGTGGCAAAACCCACCCAGAAGTACCCATCAAGTcagagggtgatgatggcgaagACATTGAGAGCACGCTCACCGATGCCGAGTTGGCCTCGGCGCGGTTGGCTTGGGACTGGCTCCGGTCCAGACCGCAGATTTTGATTAACGGCCATCCTAAGAGGTATTGGAATTTCCTCGAGTTCGACCAAGTCTTGGCTCTACCCAAAGCGGCGCCCACCGGTGGTCCGTCCGAGTCATCGGCAATTGACCCTCAGTTAGAAGCTCCCGCCGCCAAATTCACAACTGTGAAAGGCAAGggaaagggcaagggcaatgGCAAAGGCAATGCCCAGGTcgagaagcccaagaagagCCTTGCTGTCCGACCTCGGATTGTGCCGTCAAAAGAAGTTGTTTGGCAGACCTTGACCCATCACGGTATCGACTACAAGAAGGTTCCGCCTCTGGAGTGGGCTTGTTTACAGGGCATTGCCACAGCAAAGCACCATGGCATTCTTCAGAGCAACCTCCGAAAGCTTGTCGATCAAGATAAACGGTCTCTACCCAAGAGAACAGATTCACTCTTTAGGAAAGGTTACATTGTCAAACGAACTGTCGTAGTTCaaaagatgaagacgagTATGCTCTGGCTGGCTGACTTTGCCCCGAAGACGGTGGATAACGACACGTTTGGTTTGGACTTGAACCCCCAGGCTCTCGAGAAGTTGGCGAAGGACACCAAAACTGTCTCCTGGCATTCGAAATGGACGGGAACAAACATTGACGTGGCGGCCCTCGGCAAAACTATTGTTGGTGTCGTCAAGGCCTTTGGCGTCATGCGTTATGCCGATCTGAGAACCAAGCTTGGAGTGTCTGGCAAGCCATGGCAGATGAAGACTGTTGCAAAGAGTTGCCAGCGGTTTGCCGATTTAGGAGTCATCAAGTATACAGCTGCTTGCTTTCCCACGACTCGCAAAGTCTTCAAAGACTGTCTCAAGTTCGTTCGCGATCCCACCGACGAGGAGTGGCAGAGGTTCCTGGCCACTGGCAAGAAGACGTCCCAGTATTCGGATCCTAGCAGACACCGTGAGCCGAAGCCAAATGCGCTCGCGCTTTACGAAAATTCTGGAGCGCGGATTCAAAACCATTGGACTCCAGAGAAGCCTCTGGCTCAGACAGTCTTCGAGGTGATCAAGAGCGCAGGCCCAAGAGGAGCCTCAAATCCTCAGGTTAGCGTTGCCACTGTCGGCTACCAACATCGGCGGTACCTGTCAAGCTACTTGACAAAAGTTGCCGAAACGCGGCAGCCCGCCCACTTGACCCAGTTTCAGGTCAACAGCGAGATGATTCGGATCGGCAAAACCTCTGCCTACATGTACAGGGCTACTGGCGGGCAGTCTACCGGTGGGCAACCACTCTTGACGCAGACAGCAGCGGCGGACAATCCTGGCTCTGCTTATGGCTTTGGAGAGGTTCGGCCCAAGATGTTCGCCCCCGGCGAAAAGAATTCACTCAGCGCCCTGTCTCTGATGGCACAACCCCCGCGCCAGGCGAACCGGAAGCAAAGCCACGTTGCTGCACAGTTGAGAAGACAGGAGCAGGCCCTAGAGGAAGCCAGAATTGCGTCGATGCAGTCTATTGCTGAAGAAACCCCGGCGGCTGATACCGATACGGCTGATGCGGCGCCAAaggaggctgctgttgaggtcgtcgaggaagctgaggttgcagctcctcgtcgcccATCACTGAAGCGGGGAGCAGACGAGATATCTGGAGATGATCGCCCACCGGAGCTGTCCCCAGGTACCGTCTACAAGGTCCGTATCGGTGAGCCGCACTCGCTCAACCCGCAGCGGAGGAAGCGTGGTGCTCAGAGCGATTCGCTTGTCATTGTATTCAAGAGCCAAGGCGATGCTCCCTTCGTACCAGCTTCAACCCCACAGAGATGGAGCGAACTTGGAAATGACGGCGCCGCAGACAACATGACGGTTGAATTAGGGGAGCCGTCACCTTCGACACCTGCTGCGGAAGCTACagtggaagaggttgagagggCCACTCCTACTCGCGGCAGAGGgcgtggtcgtggtcgtggtcgtggaGGTGGCCGAGGTCTTGGCCGGAAGGGGCAAACCACTGCTGCCAATGGGCAGAAGCAGTTCGTCTGCGAAAAGTGCGGAAGTACGTGGAAGAATTCGAACGGGTTACAGTATCACCTGACGGCCGGGCAGAATGCCTGCAATACGAATTTCGATCCTTCACACAACTTTAACAAGCGCCGACCCATGGAATCTCTCTCGACACCCCCAGTTGAGAACTCCAGTACACAAACCACTCGAGGTGTCCGTAAGACTGGGGCCACGGCTACCAAGCTCCGAAGAGGAGCTCTTCGGCCATCTATGAGAAAGCGGCCTGCAGACGAAGCCAGGGAAAGCGAGATGGAGTTTagaggtgttgaggttgctgcCATTCCGGCGACTGCTCAGGTTGGGACGGTTATTCCAGACCCAGACCCGCCGGTTCAGCCTTTTCAAATTCAGAGCGGGTTGCTAACCCAGCGGAACTTTGTCCAGCAGTCCAGAATGCCACTGGGTAACAAAGCTGCGCCTGCCGCACCTTTCACTTTTCAGGGCCAAGTCAGTGCCCCCCCTCAACCTATGGACTTGGACACCCGGCCGATCTCAGCTGCTAAGCCCGCGACCCAGGCTTTACCAAGTATGCAGCTGACAGCCCAGGCTCCGGCCCAGCATGTCTACAATGGCACACCTGATGTTGAAATGCCTGACAAGCAGCATGATGTTGCGGTTCCGGACGAGCAACAGGACGTTGAGATGTCTGAACAGCCAGACGACCAGCCAGTCGGTATTTCACAGTATCCAGATGTGCCTGATCCAAATGCTCACCAGGCGTTCAACCCGGAGAATCGCGTGCTCACACTGGAGAAGACAGAACCACATCCAGCCAGCACTGCGCCAGCGCCATCCCAAGACTCTCAGGGCATCAAGCCCTTCGTGCCGAATTACTCGTCCTATGAACAACTCGCAACGAACGCGAAGGTGCGGACTGCCATGGTTTTTGATATCGTGCAGTATCTTTTGGACAATAACAATGGCGTGTTTCCTGGTGAGAAAGCTGTTTTTTATGCCGCACTTCGGGTCTATTTGGCGACGTTCCCGGGAACCACTCCACCAAGTCTAAAGAACTGTCAGACTGCCATCAACTCGCTGCAGGCTCGCAAGTTGATAGACATGCACACGTACTTGTTGAGGAATATGCAGGGCAGGATGGAGACATACAGCGTACTGGTTCGCCACGGCATGGATCCTTCTGCAGAAGCCGTCAAATTCACCGCGCGAATGATCAAGGAAGCGTTTCCGGGACTGTACATCCCGCCTGCGTTCTCGCCTACCCCGGAAGAGATGGCTGATTTACAGGAGACTGACCCGAAGTACCcaaaaggggaaagggacgCACGACCAAATGCAAATGGTCAGAAGTTTCGGGCCAGGAGGCGGCAGATCactgaggttgaggttttCAATGCCCCGTACTACAATCAGAACATTGCTGGCCAGCCTGTCAAGGATACCTTGCGACCTAATCACCTGCGGAGCCACGGGAATGTCGGGCAGAAGAGGCAAGCCCCGGAAGacggggccggggccggggccCAGAGCTCTTCCGCAAAACGGCACAAGTCGAACGGGGGGCATGCGACTCATCCAGAAAACCAAAGCGACTCACTCGTGGATCCCGAGCTTTTCAAAACGTcgccccctcaacaacattACCCGCttggcaacatcaaccacatcgACAGCATTCATAGGCCATCCATCGTTGAAGCCGTCAAGCACTTCCGTCTCTTGCCCACACGGGGCGGCAGCAAGATGCATCACAATGCCCGGCCAAGCAAGTCGCCGACGAAGATACCCGAATCCCTCGGCAGGATCAAGAACCCAGGGTTGAACAGTATGCCGACTTGGTTTTTCAAGAAGGGTTCCTACTTCTACAATCTTAATGCCAATCCCAACCCTGAGCTTGTCGCGCCTACAGTTAAATTCTTGGAGCCCAACGAGAGCctcgaggttgacgatggaGAGTTTGAAAGTGATGAAGAGGGGACGTCGTGGACTCCCGAGCTTGAGTCGAATGATGGCGAATCTACGGGCACGGATTGCGACGAAATTACTGTGGTGttggatgaagaggttgagaagcCAAAGGAGTTCACGTTTGCCGAGAGCACTACGCTGACACAAATTGCGGATGGGGTGTGGCACGAGCACAGCCGAAAGCACTTCAAGAGGCTTGATACCAGCTTCACTGTTGATGGCTATATGCCGACCCGGAAGTGGCAGCTTGAGCAGAACATCCCCAGAAAGATTGAGACTATGGCGAAGAAGAGCGATTTGATTGCCCATATTGACTGGAAAGACAAAAAGTATGCGCTGTTTTGCACACTTATCGACAAGGTCTCAGACTGGGAATTGTCCAAGAATGGGTCTACCTTGCTAGAGTCTGGCAGTGTGGCGCCTGatttcatcatcctcaacatcactCCCAAGCATGGAATGAGCCATATGCCGGTCAAGGCCCGCTTCAACGACCAGAAGCAGTTCACGATGGACACCCTTGATTACCAGGAGCTGGAGTCTGATGACGATCATCAAGAGCTCTTGCCTGGGGCTTTTGCCCACAGGAAGAAACGTCTTGGCAGGCCTCCCGGTTCCAAGTCGCAGACCACTCGCACTCGCTCTGGGAAGATCAAACTCAAAGAGATCAAGACCAAGCGCGAGCATACTGGCTTCCCACAGTGCCCAGAGGACTTCCTTAGACAGCCGGGTGACAGGGCCGAGGGGCTGGACTGGTCAAGTGAGAATGTGCGTCTCGCTACTTACGTTGCCATCGGTACACTACTGGGTGGTACTTCTCGTTCTGTTGATTGGGGCTTGATTATGAGGATATATCCTGAGCAAAC TCTCAGTCAATTGCGGCACTACTGGGGTATGCTTAGGAAAGATCGCGCGTCGAGTATTGTCATATTAACGGCCAAATTTCACAAGAAGTTCCTCAAGGCttacgaggaggaagagttgcCGCCtctcgactttgacgatgTGCTTGCCTACGACTGGCTTAAGCTCATCAAGTGGACGACCAGACTGGATTGGGAAGAGAAGACGGCGTTGCCCGCCACAAGCCAGGCCCTGGAGGAGAACTTCACCCTGACTCCCGTTAGGCATGAGGACCGTGAATGGCGCGAGGCTTACTATCACCCCCAGCGATCCGTCTTTAACCGTTTCCAGGACGCCACATCTGAACCGTTGGCTGTTTCACTGGACAAccagcccaagcccaagctgTCTCAAGATATGATGGTCGCCATGGCCTGGATTCGCTCGCTCTGCGTGACGCCTGTCCAAGAGAAGCTAGACGAGAAGTTGGTGCAGAAGCGTAACGGCCTCTATCCACACATGAGAGCTGTCGAGATCacggagctggtggagagaGCCATCGAGCAGCTTCAGCGCATGCACGTCATCTCCAAGTCTTCCAGGGACTGCAGTAACGGTCGTCAGTGGCGATTCAACACTAGAGTGTTTGAACAGCTTGTCAAGGCGGCCAGCCAGGAGAAGTTTGAGCAGGCCTATCGgtacaagaagaagctggacgAGGCGTTCAGAGCCAAGGGCAAGTCTTCGGTTCGTTTCAAGGCTGACGACAAGGGCATGACGATGGTGCTTGTTAATATGCAAGCCATGGGCCGGGTTCGCACTGTCATCCTCGACCAGAAGAATGTGCCCATGGGTCATGAGCCCGGGAACTATGAAACTAGAAAGTATCCCAAGGAGTACATGCACTTCAAGATGGACATCATTCCCACCGACAAGTATGTTTACGATGACGACGCCGAGCTTGTCGAACTTCGAGAGAAGATTTTGGCTGCCAAACCGCCTGCTGCGGGGCCGGGAGGGGCGGTTCCGGTCTGGATGACTTGCCACGGCGATCTGAATGTGGACATGTGGATCCAGTACCTGAGCGTGGTGGTGATCACGCTGGCTTCACGTGGCAGCATGAGGCCTGACGAGCTGGTCAAGACAGTCAAGCCGGTAATTATGGAGTTCGAGGCGGAGCTGATCATGGATTGGCTGGAGGGCGTGGGCATGCTCAAGGAGCAGATTGCCGGGATGGCGAGAGGTCTtggagagtggtggtggactgtggtggaggtttcCAAGGAGGGATTGACTGCTCCTGCTGAGAAGGAtaaaggaaagggaaaggaagtGGAGCAAAGTGGTGCCGGTAACAAGCCGAGAAAGTCGTTACCGAGTGGTAGGCCCACGGTTACTGCTTGA
- a CDS encoding hypothetical protein (EggNog:ENOG503NUDC; COG:O): MPTPATPKINSKSPTIRRILKEAQELTNHPSPFFLASPLETDLFEWHFTLLGPPSSPYENGLYHGRINLPPSYPLRPPSFRFLTPSGRFEVNREICLSISGHHEETWQPAWGIRTALVALRSFMETDVKGQLGGLEAGSEVRRRLAGESRGWICGVGCSIGQGGRRNEEVMGEHVKMCREMGVVEQGEKVPEELKMGWRDEMGEKGKEKETESDGEETARLAEGFVQTVAAPAPLGTVDNERPAERVPTPHPGVDVRGVQQRLLAEARRGDTSQDEGVPVWLDRLIIAVAVLLIAAVARVMLG, encoded by the exons ATGCCgaccccagcaacccccaaaataaactccaaatcccccaccatccgccGCATTT TAaaagaagcccaagaactaaccaaccacccctcccccttcttcctcgcctcccccctcgaaACCGACCTCTTCGAATGGCACTTCACCCTGTTaggccccccctcctccccctacGAGAACGGGCTCTACCACGGCCGTATCAACCTCCCGCCTTCCTACCCCCTCCGCCCGCCTAGCTTCCGATTCCTGACCCCCTCCGGCAGATTCGAAGTAAACAGGGAAATCTGCCTCAGCATCAGCGGCCATCACGAAGAGACGTGGCAGCCTGCTTGGGGGATTAGGACAGCCTTGGTTGCGTTACGGTCGTTTATGGAGACGGATGTCAAGGGGCAATTAGGGGGGTTGGAAGCGGGAAGCGAAGTGAGGAGACGGTTGGCCGGGGAGTCAAGGGGGTGGATTTGTGGGGTGGGTTGTAGTATTGGgcagggggggaggaggaatgaggaggtgatgggggagcATGTGAAGATGTGTcgggagatgggggttgtggagcaAGGAGAAAAGGTGCCCgaggagttgaagatggggtggagggatgagatgggggaaaaggggaaggaaaaggagacggagagtgatggggaagaaacggcgaggttggcggaggggtttGTTCAGACTGTTGCTGCACCTGCACCCCTTGGGACGGTTGATAACGAGAGACCTGCTGAACGGGTGCCGACGCCGCATCCGGGGGTTGATGTGCGGGGGGTGCAGCAGCGGTTATtggcggaggcgaggaggggggatacAAGTCAGGACGAGGGAGTGCCGGTTTGGTTGGATAGGTTGATTATTGCTGTGGCTGTGTTGTTGATTGCGGCTGTGGCGAGGGTAATgcttggttga
- a CDS encoding hypothetical protein (EggNog:ENOG503Q4UT; COG:S) — translation MTYRDTMPPGQAYGGGHQPQHPQFHPQQHAYGQHQAQQHQQRPQLPQPQGQPHPRLPPVSQTAYPPYANGYQNGNQQQYQHNQYVHPAFPQQQHPQSQPQLQPQQLLLPHPQPPAQQHRQHEPQPPVRPTAQYYPASSAPQPQPYVNYSNGTYTQPSPSQPPQPPIPTPSAAPVQFVNPSYLQQSPAIPRPTSHVPPASQPPARTMSPQISQLPPIARPPQRTPFAEDSPKLNERPPPSRAAPSLKIPKDQRRPSVGAGVAKSPATPSSSAHTETLPLLISVAEDCFEKANTASQRVAKSMSEAEVADHHKLVATGLGCLDVALKSNKLWPRLEARLCLRYASVLIDETTNIMEAETTLTRGIAVCDKNRFLDLKYCSQFLLMKTLFQRNPKAAFKLIEGHISDCGTYKHVHWIYAFRFLKASFHLQAGSPAEHGAIDNLRKIAGVANQRKDYSIFAMAMLLEGFAHMTTMKDDWANRVQLCVAQVSKIQLESSIQIPQIDILLRLLDLACSLHQKSHQVAAQKLTVLQRQLEELKNSPDWPLQNGEVLLSINRMSNTALTVSNDTRAVVRQGEGNADYLVLSTLGKQEAWAIAWVFNGIVAHYRATTPGRSATLWNEGLRVLDDTKVSIAPQPLPEALRQHDWARELTCYTHILIGLQAATVTDWARVKQSLDAIHEQPHTSPSPGSSVDILTFYLEGCQQQGMANMDEALAIWKNPRFELDPTGAYKNGSRLETELCILAALNRVYIMQEPNHRDSTETAELIDLLRPICEDNPDLEIRTAWNLVLASSTFEPELSLNQAKRHIQGGLSGAQQLNNTQYLSMALNIMRCKLFENVVGEQALKSAKAGATQARKSGNLLWMSVAEGMLGQSFEIEGRVGEAGRARGEGVRLANEAYEKTQLR, via the exons ATGACATATCGAGACACGATGCCGCCAGGGCAGGCATACGGTGGTGGACATCAACCGCAGCATCCTCAATTCCACCCTCAGCAACACGCATACGGGCAACACCAGGCgcaacagcatcagcaacGACCTCAGTTACCGCAACCACAGGGACAACCACATCCGCGTCTGCCACCCGTGTCGCAGACTGCCTATCCCCCATATGCAAATGGATACCAAAATGGGAACCAGCAGCAGTACCAACACAATCAATATGTCCATCCCGCAttccctcagcagcagcacccaCAATCGCAACCACAACTGCAACCGCAGCAACTTCTGCTCCCGCACCCGCAACCACCggcacaacaacaccgccagcACGAACCACAACCGCCGGTGCGCCCGACTGCCCAATACTATCCGGCTTCGAGTGCGCCACAGCCGCAGCCCTATGTAAACTACAGTAATGGGACCTATACTCAAccttcaccatcacaaccaccgcaaccaccGATACCCACCCCCTCGGCCGCTCCCGTACAATTTGTCAACCCGTCCTACCTTCAGCAATCACCTGCCATACCGAGACCTACGAGTCATGTACCACCGGCATCGCAGCCTCCCGCGAGAACGATGAGTCCTCAAATATCACAGCTTCCTCCGATTGCGAGACCCCCGCAGCGAACACCGTTTGCCGAAGATAGCCCAAAGCTCAATGAgcgaccaccaccttctcgaGCGGCGCCTTCACTGAAAATACCAAAAGACCAAAGACGACCTAGTGTTGGAGCAGGAGTTGCAAAGTCGCCAGCCACGCCCAGTTCCTCGGCACATACCGAAACGCTCCCCCTTTTAATATCTGTAGCCGAGGACTGTTTCGAGAAGGCAAACACGGCGTCTCAAAGAGTCGCCAAATCCATGTCTGAGGCAGAAGTAGCGGACCACCACAAATTAGTGGCGACTGGCTTGGGGTGTCTGGATGTTGCTCTCAAGTCGAACAAGTTGTGGCCTCGACTGGAAGCGAGGCTGTGTTTGCGATATGCCAGCGTATTGATTGATGAAACGACCAACATCATGGAGGCAGAAACGACCCTGACGAGAGGGATAGCTGTTTGCGACAAG AACCGATTTCTTGATCTCAAATACTGCTCCCAGTTTCTCCTCATGAAGACGCTCTTTCAACGAAATCCCAAAGCTGCTTTCAAGCTCATTGAGGGGCACATTTCGGATTGCGGGACTTACAAACATGTTCACTGGATCTATGCTTTCCGGTTCCTCAAGGCGTCGTTCCATCTCCAGGCCGGATCTCCAGCCGAACACGGCGCGATTGACAATCTACGAAAAATTGCCGGGGTTGCCAACCAGCGCAAAGATTATTCGATTTTTGCCATGGCCATGCTGTTAGAAGGGTTCGCCCACATGACCACCATGAAGGATGACTGGGCCAACCGGGTGCAGTTGTGTGTTGCCCAGGTGTCCAAGATACAGTTGGAGTCGTCTATTCAGATACCACAGATCGATATACTGTTGCGACTGCTTGATTTGGCCTGCAGCCTTCACCAGAAATCACATCAGGTTGCGGCGCAAAAGTTGACTGTTCTTCAAAGACAGCTGGAAGAGCTCAAGAACTCGCCGGACTGGCCGCTTCAGAatggggaggtgttgttgtctATCAACCGGATGTCGAATACGGCGCTGACGGTTAGTAACGAtacgagggcggtggtgcggCAGGGAGAGGGAAATGCAGACTATCTGGTCTTGTCGACATTGGGGAAGCAGGAGGCTTGGGCTATAGC CTGGGTCTTCAACGGCATCGTCGCCCACTACAgagccaccacccccggccgGAGCGCAACGTTGTGGAACGAAGGCCTCCGCGTCCTTGACGACACCAAAGTCTCCATCGCTCCTCAGCCCCTTCCAGAAGCCCTCAGGCAACACGACTGGGCCAGAGAACTAACCTGCTACACCCACATTCTCATTGGGCTTCAGGCAGCCACAGTCACCGACTGGGCCAGAGTAAAGCAGAGCCTTGATGCCATCCACGAGCAACCCCACACGTCCCCCTCGCCGGGCAGCTCGGTCGATATCTTAACCTTCTACCTCGAAGGCTGCCAGCAGCAGGGCATGGCCAACATGGACGAAGCGCTCGCCATCTGGAAGAACCCCCGTTTTGAGCTTGATCCCACGGGGGCGTACAAGAATGGCTCCCGGCTCGAGACAGAATTGTGTATCCTTGCCGCGCTGAACAGGGTGTACATTATGCAAGAACCCAACCACCGCGACAGCACCGAGACGGCCGAGTTGAttgacctcctccgccccatcTGCGAGGACAATCCCGATCTTGAAATCAGAACGGCCTGGAATCTGGTGTTGGCGTCGAGCACATTTGAACCGGAGCTGTCGCTCAATCAAGCGAAACGGCACATCCAGGGGGGGCTTTCGGGAGCGCAGCAGCTGAACAATACGCAGTATTTGAGCATGGCGCTGAATATTATGAGGTGTAAGCTGTTTGAGAATGTGGTGGGGGAGCAGGCGCTGAAGAGTGCCAAGGCGGGGGCGAcgcaggcgaggaagagcGGGAATTTGTTGTGGATGAGTGTGGCGGAGGGGATGCTGGGGCAGAGTTTCGAGATTGAGGGGcgggtgggggaggcgggaagggcgaggggggagggggtgaggttggctAATGAGGCTTATGAGAAGACGCAGTTGAGatag